A genomic window from Brassica oleracea var. oleracea cultivar TO1000 chromosome C8, BOL, whole genome shotgun sequence includes:
- the LOC106312745 gene encoding carotenoid 9,10(9',10')-cleavage dioxygenase 1-like isoform X6, whose product MLSLSPPSNPRGASVRHTSRLHYRHLLLPKRPHYSVTATKHYQNNPYPHNDISNHRPWSLHRFSPSSRWRRLLLNSVSNQTFIAEKLSDDSILPVNPKPSKGFSSKLIDLLEALVVKFMHDTSLPLNYLSGNFAPLRDETPPVKDLPVHGFLPECLNGEFLRVGPNPKFDPVAGYLWFDGDGMIHGVRIKDGKATYVSRYVKTSRLKQEEFFGAAKLMKIGDLKGIFGLLMANMQHLRTKLKVLDDSYGNGTANTALVYHHGQLLALQETDKPYVIKVLKDGDLQTLGMIDYNKKLTHSFTAHPKVDPVTGEMFTFGYSHMPPYLIYRVISKDGIMHDPVPITISEPIMMHDFAITENYSIFMDLPMHFRPKEMVKEKKMLYSFDPTKKARFGVLPRYAKDDLMIKWFELPNCFIFHNANAWEEDEEVVLITCRLENPNLDMVSGNDEEVLRSFSNELYEMRFNMKTGSASQKKLSASSVDFPRINESYTGEKQRYVYGIGTFLDGISKVTGIIKFDLHAEAETSKTMLQIGGNIKGIYKMGHGIYGSDPVYVPRETAEEDEPSRRWWWWSSSKWWWGDRSSVAMVVAVYCGGL is encoded by the exons ATGTTATCTCTTTCACCGCCGTCTAACCCTAGAGGCGCTTCAGTTAGACACACCTCTAGATTACACTACAGACATCTCTTGCTTCCAAAGCGGCCCCATTACTCGGTTACTGCCACCAAACATTATCAGAACAATCCTTACCCTCACAATGATATTAGCAACCACCGTCCGTGGTCTCTGCATCGTTTTTCTCCCTCTTCACGCTGGAGACGCTTACTTCTCAATTCGGTTTCTAATCAAACATTCATAGCGGAGAAGCTCAGCGATGATAGCATACTCCCTGTCAACCCTAAACCCTCTAAGGGTTTCTCCTCTAAGCTTATCGATCTTCTTGAAGCACTCGTAGTCAAGTTCATGCACGATACGTCTCTCCCTCTCAATTACCTCTCCGGAAATTTTGCTCCCCTCCGAGATGAAACTCCTCCCGTCAAGGATCTCCCTGTCCATGGCTTTCTTCCC GAATGCTTGAATGGTGAATTTCTGAGGGTTGGTCCAAATCCCAAGTTTGATCCTGTCGCTGGATACCTCTG GTTTGATGGAGATGG GATGATACATGGAGTACGCATTAAAGATGGGAAAGCAACTTATGTTTCACGGTACGTTAAGACATCACGTCTCAAGCAGGAAGAGTTTTTTGGAGCTGCCAAATTGATGAAG ATCGGGGACCTTAAGGGAATTTTCGGATTGCTTATGGCCAATATGCAACATCTGAGAACTAAACTGAAAGTATTGGATGACTCTTACGGAAACGGAACTG CTAATACAGCGCTCGTATATCACCATGGACAACTTCTAGCATTACAGGAGACGGATAAACCTT ATGTCATCAAAGTTTTGAAAGATGGGGACCTGCAAACTCTTGGCATGATAGATTACAACAAAAAATTGACCCACTCCTTCACTGCCCATCCAAAAGTTGACCCTGTTACAG GTGAAATGTTTACATTTGGCTATTCGCATATGCCACCATATCTCATATACCGAGTGATCTCAAAAGATGGTATTATGCATGACCCTGTCCCAATTACTATATCTGAGCCAATTATGATGCATGATTTTGCAATTACCGAGAATTACTCTATCTTCATGGATCTTCCTATGCACTTCAGGCCAAAG GAAATGGTGAAAGAGAAGAAAATGCTATACTCATTTGATCCCACAAAAAAGGCTCGTTTTGGTGTTCTTCCACGGTATGCCAAGGATGACCTCATGATTAAGTGGTTTGAGCTTCCCAACTGCTTTATATTCCACAACG CCAATGCTTGGGAAGAAGACGAAGAAGTCGTCCTTATCACTTGTCGCCTTGAGAACCCAAATCTTGACATGGTCAGTGGGAATGATGAAGAAGTACTTAGAAGTTTTAGCAACGAACT GTATGAAATGAGATTCAACATGAAAACGGGCTCAGCTTCTCAGAAGAAACTATCTGCATCTTCAGTTGATTTCCCAAGAATCAATGAGTCCTACACTGGAGA GAAACAGAGATATGTATATGGTATTGGAACATTTCTGGACGGCATTTCAAAGGTTACAGGAATTATCAAGTTTGATCTGCATGCGGAAGCTGAGACAAGCAAAACAATGCTGCAAATAGGAGGCAATATCAAAGGAATATATAAGATGGGACACGGAATATATGGCTCAGACCCAGTATATGTCCCGCGCGAGACAGCAGAAGAAGACGAGCCGAGCCGCCGGTGGTGGTGGTGGTCGTCGTCCAAGTGGTGGTGGGGTGATCGTTCGAGTGTGGCGATGGTGGTGGCTGTGTATTGTGGAG GACTGTAA
- the LOC106312745 gene encoding carotenoid 9,10(9',10')-cleavage dioxygenase 1-like isoform X2, which produces MLSLSPPSNPRGASVRHTSRLHYRHLLLPKRPHYSVTATKHYQNNPYPHNDISNHRPWSLHRFSPSSRWRRLLLNSVSNQTFIAEKLSDDSILPVNPKPSKGFSSKLIDLLEALVVKFMHDTSLPLNYLSGNFAPLRDETPPVKDLPVHGFLPECLNGEFLRVGPNPKFDPVAGYLWMIHGVRIKDGKATYVSRYVKTSRLKQEEFFGAAKLMKIGDLKGIFGLLMANMQHLRTKLKVLDDSYGNGTANTALVYHHGQLLALQETDKPYVIKVLKDGDLQTLGMIDYNKKLTHSFTAHPKVDPVTGEMFTFGYSHMPPYLIYRVISKDGIMHDPVPITISEPIMMHDFAITENYSIFMDLPMHFRPKEMVKEKKMLYSFDPTKKARFGVLPRYAKDDLMIKWFELPNCFIFHNANAWEEDEEVVLITCRLENPNLDMVSGNDEEVLRSFSNELYEMRFNMKTGSASQKKLSASSVDFPRINESYTGEKQRYVYGIGTFLDGISKVTGIIKFDLHAEAETSKTMLQIGGNIKGIYKMGHGIYGSDPVYVPRETAEEDEPSRRWWWWSSSKWWWGDRSSVAMVVAVYCGGDQISSLSLSLSLVYLFQICSDLILFVSCSRSIQIHI; this is translated from the exons ATGTTATCTCTTTCACCGCCGTCTAACCCTAGAGGCGCTTCAGTTAGACACACCTCTAGATTACACTACAGACATCTCTTGCTTCCAAAGCGGCCCCATTACTCGGTTACTGCCACCAAACATTATCAGAACAATCCTTACCCTCACAATGATATTAGCAACCACCGTCCGTGGTCTCTGCATCGTTTTTCTCCCTCTTCACGCTGGAGACGCTTACTTCTCAATTCGGTTTCTAATCAAACATTCATAGCGGAGAAGCTCAGCGATGATAGCATACTCCCTGTCAACCCTAAACCCTCTAAGGGTTTCTCCTCTAAGCTTATCGATCTTCTTGAAGCACTCGTAGTCAAGTTCATGCACGATACGTCTCTCCCTCTCAATTACCTCTCCGGAAATTTTGCTCCCCTCCGAGATGAAACTCCTCCCGTCAAGGATCTCCCTGTCCATGGCTTTCTTCCC GAATGCTTGAATGGTGAATTTCTGAGGGTTGGTCCAAATCCCAAGTTTGATCCTGTCGCTGGATACCTCTG GATGATACATGGAGTACGCATTAAAGATGGGAAAGCAACTTATGTTTCACGGTACGTTAAGACATCACGTCTCAAGCAGGAAGAGTTTTTTGGAGCTGCCAAATTGATGAAG ATCGGGGACCTTAAGGGAATTTTCGGATTGCTTATGGCCAATATGCAACATCTGAGAACTAAACTGAAAGTATTGGATGACTCTTACGGAAACGGAACTG CTAATACAGCGCTCGTATATCACCATGGACAACTTCTAGCATTACAGGAGACGGATAAACCTT ATGTCATCAAAGTTTTGAAAGATGGGGACCTGCAAACTCTTGGCATGATAGATTACAACAAAAAATTGACCCACTCCTTCACTGCCCATCCAAAAGTTGACCCTGTTACAG GTGAAATGTTTACATTTGGCTATTCGCATATGCCACCATATCTCATATACCGAGTGATCTCAAAAGATGGTATTATGCATGACCCTGTCCCAATTACTATATCTGAGCCAATTATGATGCATGATTTTGCAATTACCGAGAATTACTCTATCTTCATGGATCTTCCTATGCACTTCAGGCCAAAG GAAATGGTGAAAGAGAAGAAAATGCTATACTCATTTGATCCCACAAAAAAGGCTCGTTTTGGTGTTCTTCCACGGTATGCCAAGGATGACCTCATGATTAAGTGGTTTGAGCTTCCCAACTGCTTTATATTCCACAACG CCAATGCTTGGGAAGAAGACGAAGAAGTCGTCCTTATCACTTGTCGCCTTGAGAACCCAAATCTTGACATGGTCAGTGGGAATGATGAAGAAGTACTTAGAAGTTTTAGCAACGAACT GTATGAAATGAGATTCAACATGAAAACGGGCTCAGCTTCTCAGAAGAAACTATCTGCATCTTCAGTTGATTTCCCAAGAATCAATGAGTCCTACACTGGAGA GAAACAGAGATATGTATATGGTATTGGAACATTTCTGGACGGCATTTCAAAGGTTACAGGAATTATCAAGTTTGATCTGCATGCGGAAGCTGAGACAAGCAAAACAATGCTGCAAATAGGAGGCAATATCAAAGGAATATATAAGATGGGACACGGAATATATGGCTCAGACCCAGTATATGTCCCGCGCGAGACAGCAGAAGAAGACGAGCCGAGCCGCCGGTGGTGGTGGTGGTCGTCGTCCAAGTGGTGGTGGGGTGATCGTTCGAGTGTGGCGATGGTGGTGGCTGTGTATTGTGGAGGTGACCAGATCTCGTCTCTCTCTCTCTCTCTCTCTCTTGTTTACTTGTTCCAGATCTGTTCAGATCTCATCCTCTTTGTCTCTTGTTCCAGATCCATCCAGATCCACATCTAG
- the LOC106312745 gene encoding carotenoid 9,10(9',10')-cleavage dioxygenase 1-like isoform X4 — protein sequence MLSLSPPSNPRGASVRHTSRLHYRHLLLPKRPHYSVTATKHYQNNPYPHNDISNHRPWSLHRFSPSSRWRRLLLNSVSNQTFIAEKLSDDSILPVNPKPSKGFSSKLIDLLEALVVKFMHDTSLPLNYLSGNFAPLRDETPPVKDLPVHGFLPECLNGEFLRVGPNPKFDPVAGYLWFDGDGMIHGVRIKDGKATYVSRYVKTSRLKQEEFFGAAKLMKIGDLKGIFGLLMANMQHLRTKLKVLDDSYGNGTANTALVYHHGQLLALQETDKPYVIKVLKDGDLQTLGMIDYNKKLTHSFTAHPKVDPVTGEMFTFGYSHMPPYLIYRVISKDGIMHDPVPITISEPIMMHDFAITENYSIFMDLPMHFRPKEMVKEKKMLYSFDPTKKARFGVLPRYAKDDLMIKWFELPNCFIFHNANAWEEDEEVVLITCRLENPNLDMVSGNDEEVLRSFSNELYEMRFNMKTGSASQKKLSASSVDFPRINESYTGEKQRYVYGIGTFLDGISKVTGIIKFDLHAEAETSKTMLQIGGNIKGIYKMGHGIYGSDPVYVPRETAEEDEPSRRWWWWSSSKWWWGDRSSVAMVVAVYCGDPSRSTSRLRTVTRSIWTWV from the exons ATGTTATCTCTTTCACCGCCGTCTAACCCTAGAGGCGCTTCAGTTAGACACACCTCTAGATTACACTACAGACATCTCTTGCTTCCAAAGCGGCCCCATTACTCGGTTACTGCCACCAAACATTATCAGAACAATCCTTACCCTCACAATGATATTAGCAACCACCGTCCGTGGTCTCTGCATCGTTTTTCTCCCTCTTCACGCTGGAGACGCTTACTTCTCAATTCGGTTTCTAATCAAACATTCATAGCGGAGAAGCTCAGCGATGATAGCATACTCCCTGTCAACCCTAAACCCTCTAAGGGTTTCTCCTCTAAGCTTATCGATCTTCTTGAAGCACTCGTAGTCAAGTTCATGCACGATACGTCTCTCCCTCTCAATTACCTCTCCGGAAATTTTGCTCCCCTCCGAGATGAAACTCCTCCCGTCAAGGATCTCCCTGTCCATGGCTTTCTTCCC GAATGCTTGAATGGTGAATTTCTGAGGGTTGGTCCAAATCCCAAGTTTGATCCTGTCGCTGGATACCTCTG GTTTGATGGAGATGG GATGATACATGGAGTACGCATTAAAGATGGGAAAGCAACTTATGTTTCACGGTACGTTAAGACATCACGTCTCAAGCAGGAAGAGTTTTTTGGAGCTGCCAAATTGATGAAG ATCGGGGACCTTAAGGGAATTTTCGGATTGCTTATGGCCAATATGCAACATCTGAGAACTAAACTGAAAGTATTGGATGACTCTTACGGAAACGGAACTG CTAATACAGCGCTCGTATATCACCATGGACAACTTCTAGCATTACAGGAGACGGATAAACCTT ATGTCATCAAAGTTTTGAAAGATGGGGACCTGCAAACTCTTGGCATGATAGATTACAACAAAAAATTGACCCACTCCTTCACTGCCCATCCAAAAGTTGACCCTGTTACAG GTGAAATGTTTACATTTGGCTATTCGCATATGCCACCATATCTCATATACCGAGTGATCTCAAAAGATGGTATTATGCATGACCCTGTCCCAATTACTATATCTGAGCCAATTATGATGCATGATTTTGCAATTACCGAGAATTACTCTATCTTCATGGATCTTCCTATGCACTTCAGGCCAAAG GAAATGGTGAAAGAGAAGAAAATGCTATACTCATTTGATCCCACAAAAAAGGCTCGTTTTGGTGTTCTTCCACGGTATGCCAAGGATGACCTCATGATTAAGTGGTTTGAGCTTCCCAACTGCTTTATATTCCACAACG CCAATGCTTGGGAAGAAGACGAAGAAGTCGTCCTTATCACTTGTCGCCTTGAGAACCCAAATCTTGACATGGTCAGTGGGAATGATGAAGAAGTACTTAGAAGTTTTAGCAACGAACT GTATGAAATGAGATTCAACATGAAAACGGGCTCAGCTTCTCAGAAGAAACTATCTGCATCTTCAGTTGATTTCCCAAGAATCAATGAGTCCTACACTGGAGA GAAACAGAGATATGTATATGGTATTGGAACATTTCTGGACGGCATTTCAAAGGTTACAGGAATTATCAAGTTTGATCTGCATGCGGAAGCTGAGACAAGCAAAACAATGCTGCAAATAGGAGGCAATATCAAAGGAATATATAAGATGGGACACGGAATATATGGCTCAGACCCAGTATATGTCCCGCGCGAGACAGCAGAAGAAGACGAGCCGAGCCGCCGGTGGTGGTGGTGGTCGTCGTCCAAGTGGTGGTGGGGTGATCGTTCGAGTGTGGCGATGGTGGTGGCTGTGTATTGTGGAG ATCCATCCAGATCCACATCTAGGCTAAG GACTGTAACTAGAAGTATATGGACGTGGGTGTGA
- the LOC106312745 gene encoding carotenoid 9,10(9',10')-cleavage dioxygenase 1-like isoform X3, with amino-acid sequence MLSLSPPSNPRGASVRHTSRLHYRHLLLPKRPHYSVTATKHYQNNPYPHNDISNHRPWSLHRFSPSSRWRRLLLNSVSNQTFIAEKLSDDSILPVNPKPSKGFSSKLIDLLEALVVKFMHDTSLPLNYLSGNFAPLRDETPPVKDLPVHGFLPECLNGEFLRVGPNPKFDPVAGYLWFDGDGMIHGVRIKDGKATYVSRYVKTSRLKQEEFFGAAKLMKIGDLKGIFGLLMANMQHLRTKLKVLDDSYGNGTANTALVYHHGQLLALQETDKPYVIKVLKDGDLQTLGMIDYNKKLTHSFTAHPKVDPVTGEMFTFGYSHMPPYLIYRVISKDGIMHDPVPITISEPIMMHDFAITENYSIFMDLPMHFRPKEMVKEKKMLYSFDPTKKARFGVLPRYAKDDLMIKWFELPNCFIFHNANAWEEDEEVVLITCRLENPNLDMVSGNDEEVLRSFSNELYEMRFNMKTGSASQKKLSASSVDFPRINESYTGEKQRYVYGIGTFLDGISKVTGIIKFDLHAEAETSKTMLQIGGNIKGIYKMGHGIYGSDPVYVPRETAEEDEPSRRWWWWSSSKWWWGDRSSVAMVVAVYCGDPSRSTSRLRWSVLNPSCSHVLYNPLCWG; translated from the exons ATGTTATCTCTTTCACCGCCGTCTAACCCTAGAGGCGCTTCAGTTAGACACACCTCTAGATTACACTACAGACATCTCTTGCTTCCAAAGCGGCCCCATTACTCGGTTACTGCCACCAAACATTATCAGAACAATCCTTACCCTCACAATGATATTAGCAACCACCGTCCGTGGTCTCTGCATCGTTTTTCTCCCTCTTCACGCTGGAGACGCTTACTTCTCAATTCGGTTTCTAATCAAACATTCATAGCGGAGAAGCTCAGCGATGATAGCATACTCCCTGTCAACCCTAAACCCTCTAAGGGTTTCTCCTCTAAGCTTATCGATCTTCTTGAAGCACTCGTAGTCAAGTTCATGCACGATACGTCTCTCCCTCTCAATTACCTCTCCGGAAATTTTGCTCCCCTCCGAGATGAAACTCCTCCCGTCAAGGATCTCCCTGTCCATGGCTTTCTTCCC GAATGCTTGAATGGTGAATTTCTGAGGGTTGGTCCAAATCCCAAGTTTGATCCTGTCGCTGGATACCTCTG GTTTGATGGAGATGG GATGATACATGGAGTACGCATTAAAGATGGGAAAGCAACTTATGTTTCACGGTACGTTAAGACATCACGTCTCAAGCAGGAAGAGTTTTTTGGAGCTGCCAAATTGATGAAG ATCGGGGACCTTAAGGGAATTTTCGGATTGCTTATGGCCAATATGCAACATCTGAGAACTAAACTGAAAGTATTGGATGACTCTTACGGAAACGGAACTG CTAATACAGCGCTCGTATATCACCATGGACAACTTCTAGCATTACAGGAGACGGATAAACCTT ATGTCATCAAAGTTTTGAAAGATGGGGACCTGCAAACTCTTGGCATGATAGATTACAACAAAAAATTGACCCACTCCTTCACTGCCCATCCAAAAGTTGACCCTGTTACAG GTGAAATGTTTACATTTGGCTATTCGCATATGCCACCATATCTCATATACCGAGTGATCTCAAAAGATGGTATTATGCATGACCCTGTCCCAATTACTATATCTGAGCCAATTATGATGCATGATTTTGCAATTACCGAGAATTACTCTATCTTCATGGATCTTCCTATGCACTTCAGGCCAAAG GAAATGGTGAAAGAGAAGAAAATGCTATACTCATTTGATCCCACAAAAAAGGCTCGTTTTGGTGTTCTTCCACGGTATGCCAAGGATGACCTCATGATTAAGTGGTTTGAGCTTCCCAACTGCTTTATATTCCACAACG CCAATGCTTGGGAAGAAGACGAAGAAGTCGTCCTTATCACTTGTCGCCTTGAGAACCCAAATCTTGACATGGTCAGTGGGAATGATGAAGAAGTACTTAGAAGTTTTAGCAACGAACT GTATGAAATGAGATTCAACATGAAAACGGGCTCAGCTTCTCAGAAGAAACTATCTGCATCTTCAGTTGATTTCCCAAGAATCAATGAGTCCTACACTGGAGA GAAACAGAGATATGTATATGGTATTGGAACATTTCTGGACGGCATTTCAAAGGTTACAGGAATTATCAAGTTTGATCTGCATGCGGAAGCTGAGACAAGCAAAACAATGCTGCAAATAGGAGGCAATATCAAAGGAATATATAAGATGGGACACGGAATATATGGCTCAGACCCAGTATATGTCCCGCGCGAGACAGCAGAAGAAGACGAGCCGAGCCGCCGGTGGTGGTGGTGGTCGTCGTCCAAGTGGTGGTGGGGTGATCGTTCGAGTGTGGCGATGGTGGTGGCTGTGTATTGTGGAG ATCCATCCAGATCCACATCTAGGCTAAGGTGGAGTGTCTTGAACCCATCTTGTTCTCATGTACTGTATAATCCTTTATGTTGGGGTTAG
- the LOC106312745 gene encoding carotenoid 9,10(9',10')-cleavage dioxygenase 1-like isoform X5, whose translation MLSLSPPSNPRGASVRHTSRLHYRHLLLPKRPHYSVTATKHYQNNPYPHNDISNHRPWSLHRFSPSSRWRRLLLNSVSNQTFIAEKLSDDSILPVNPKPSKGFSSKLIDLLEALVVKFMHDTSLPLNYLSGNFAPLRDETPPVKDLPVHGFLPECLNGEFLRVGPNPKFDPVAGYLWFDGDGMIHGVRIKDGKATYVSRYVKTSRLKQEEFFGAAKLMKIGDLKGIFGLLMANMQHLRTKLKVLDDSYGNGTANTALVYHHGQLLALQETDKPYVIKVLKDGDLQTLGMIDYNKKLTHSFTAHPKVDPVTGEMFTFGYSHMPPYLIYRVISKDGIMHDPVPITISEPIMMHDFAITENYSIFMDLPMHFRPKEMVKEKKMLYSFDPTKKARFGVLPRYAKDDLMIKWFELPNCFIFHNANAWEEDEEVVLITCRLENPNLDMVSGNDEEVLRSFSNELYEMRFNMKTGSASQKKLSASSVDFPRINESYTGEKQRYVYGIGTFLDGISKVTGIIKFDLHAEAETSKTMLQIGGNIKGIYKMGHGIYGSDPVYVPRETAEEDEPSRRWWWWSSSKWWWGDRSSVAMVVAVYCGGDQISSIQIHI comes from the exons ATGTTATCTCTTTCACCGCCGTCTAACCCTAGAGGCGCTTCAGTTAGACACACCTCTAGATTACACTACAGACATCTCTTGCTTCCAAAGCGGCCCCATTACTCGGTTACTGCCACCAAACATTATCAGAACAATCCTTACCCTCACAATGATATTAGCAACCACCGTCCGTGGTCTCTGCATCGTTTTTCTCCCTCTTCACGCTGGAGACGCTTACTTCTCAATTCGGTTTCTAATCAAACATTCATAGCGGAGAAGCTCAGCGATGATAGCATACTCCCTGTCAACCCTAAACCCTCTAAGGGTTTCTCCTCTAAGCTTATCGATCTTCTTGAAGCACTCGTAGTCAAGTTCATGCACGATACGTCTCTCCCTCTCAATTACCTCTCCGGAAATTTTGCTCCCCTCCGAGATGAAACTCCTCCCGTCAAGGATCTCCCTGTCCATGGCTTTCTTCCC GAATGCTTGAATGGTGAATTTCTGAGGGTTGGTCCAAATCCCAAGTTTGATCCTGTCGCTGGATACCTCTG GTTTGATGGAGATGG GATGATACATGGAGTACGCATTAAAGATGGGAAAGCAACTTATGTTTCACGGTACGTTAAGACATCACGTCTCAAGCAGGAAGAGTTTTTTGGAGCTGCCAAATTGATGAAG ATCGGGGACCTTAAGGGAATTTTCGGATTGCTTATGGCCAATATGCAACATCTGAGAACTAAACTGAAAGTATTGGATGACTCTTACGGAAACGGAACTG CTAATACAGCGCTCGTATATCACCATGGACAACTTCTAGCATTACAGGAGACGGATAAACCTT ATGTCATCAAAGTTTTGAAAGATGGGGACCTGCAAACTCTTGGCATGATAGATTACAACAAAAAATTGACCCACTCCTTCACTGCCCATCCAAAAGTTGACCCTGTTACAG GTGAAATGTTTACATTTGGCTATTCGCATATGCCACCATATCTCATATACCGAGTGATCTCAAAAGATGGTATTATGCATGACCCTGTCCCAATTACTATATCTGAGCCAATTATGATGCATGATTTTGCAATTACCGAGAATTACTCTATCTTCATGGATCTTCCTATGCACTTCAGGCCAAAG GAAATGGTGAAAGAGAAGAAAATGCTATACTCATTTGATCCCACAAAAAAGGCTCGTTTTGGTGTTCTTCCACGGTATGCCAAGGATGACCTCATGATTAAGTGGTTTGAGCTTCCCAACTGCTTTATATTCCACAACG CCAATGCTTGGGAAGAAGACGAAGAAGTCGTCCTTATCACTTGTCGCCTTGAGAACCCAAATCTTGACATGGTCAGTGGGAATGATGAAGAAGTACTTAGAAGTTTTAGCAACGAACT GTATGAAATGAGATTCAACATGAAAACGGGCTCAGCTTCTCAGAAGAAACTATCTGCATCTTCAGTTGATTTCCCAAGAATCAATGAGTCCTACACTGGAGA GAAACAGAGATATGTATATGGTATTGGAACATTTCTGGACGGCATTTCAAAGGTTACAGGAATTATCAAGTTTGATCTGCATGCGGAAGCTGAGACAAGCAAAACAATGCTGCAAATAGGAGGCAATATCAAAGGAATATATAAGATGGGACACGGAATATATGGCTCAGACCCAGTATATGTCCCGCGCGAGACAGCAGAAGAAGACGAGCCGAGCCGCCGGTGGTGGTGGTGGTCGTCGTCCAAGTGGTGGTGGGGTGATCGTTCGAGTGTGGCGATGGTGGTGGCTGTGTATTGTGGAGGTGACCAGATCTC ATCCATCCAGATCCACATCTAG